One stretch of Candidatus Cloacimonadota bacterium DNA includes these proteins:
- a CDS encoding porin family protein: MKKVFVLLFCLVFAVSAFAFEQGTKTVGGWIGFESYKMNSDADPVNAIEIMPWGGYFVIDNVCVDVLLSYVNANSDAWDDPMTEFAFGLGGRYFYDKIYGGAGFMMESTDNGANKFSANYLAFYAGYLYPIAGNIYLDAGVLYEMGLGKYGGDWDDVDNEESGFDVGVGIDIFFK; the protein is encoded by the coding sequence ATGAAAAAAGTATTTGTACTTTTGTTTTGTTTAGTATTTGCAGTATCAGCTTTTGCTTTTGAGCAAGGCACAAAAACCGTTGGTGGCTGGATCGGATTTGAAAGCTACAAAATGAATTCAGATGCAGATCCGGTAAATGCTATTGAGATCATGCCCTGGGGTGGTTATTTCGTAATTGACAATGTATGTGTAGATGTATTATTAAGTTACGTGAATGCAAATTCTGATGCTTGGGATGATCCAATGACAGAATTTGCTTTTGGTTTAGGTGGTCGCTATTTTTATGATAAAATTTACGGTGGCGCTGGTTTTATGATGGAATCTACTGATAATGGAGCTAATAAATTCAGCGCAAATTATTTAGCTTTTTATGCTGGATATCTTTATCCAATCGCAGGAAATATTTATCTGGATGCCGGTGTATTATATGAAATGGGCCTTGGTAAATACGGCGGCGACTGGGATGATGTTGACAATGAAGAATCCGGTTTCGACGTAGGTGTTGGCATCGATATTTTCTTTAAATAG
- a CDS encoding gamma-glutamyl-gamma-aminobutyrate hydrolase family protein (Members of this family of hydrolases with an active site Cys residue belong to MEROPS family C26.), with protein sequence MILILNTIIDQKARDHFTNVIAERITFGRSYFVMTLEDNINLVSEFSHLLLSGSELSASNGSEWDGKIFTVIEHFLNHDKPILGICHGHQIIAKAVCGDEAVCKSANPEFGWKQMKITKNRIFKKISQPIFLESRYDEVCFLDEKFEIIAINESSKIQAFQMKNKPVWGIQFHPEMLWEDGNKMLENHFLQNPDDRIFYKNEMEDINLINYNLNIFKNFWDCLR encoded by the coding sequence ATGATATTAATTTTAAATACGATTATCGACCAGAAAGCTAGAGATCATTTTACAAATGTGATTGCAGAAAGAATTACCTTCGGAAGATCATATTTTGTCATGACTTTGGAAGACAATATCAACCTTGTTTCGGAATTCTCTCATCTTCTTCTTTCAGGATCGGAACTTTCTGCATCAAATGGAAGCGAATGGGATGGTAAGATTTTTACAGTTATCGAGCATTTTTTGAATCATGATAAACCAATCCTGGGAATCTGCCATGGCCATCAAATTATCGCAAAAGCAGTTTGCGGTGATGAAGCGGTTTGCAAAAGTGCAAATCCAGAATTTGGCTGGAAACAGATGAAAATCACAAAAAACCGCATTTTCAAGAAGATCTCTCAGCCAATTTTTCTGGAATCTCGATATGATGAAGTATGTTTTCTGGATGAAAAATTTGAAATAATTGCTATCAATGAAAGTTCTAAAATCCAGGCGTTCCAAATGAAGAACAAACCTGTCTGGGGAATTCAATTCCATCCTGAGATGCTTTGGGAAGATGGCAATAAAATGTTGGAAAATCACTTCTTACAAAATCCAGACGATAGAATTTTTTATAAAAACGAAATGGAAGATATCAATCTGATTAATTATAATCTGAACATCTTCAAAAACTTCTGGGATTGTTTGAGATGA
- a CDS encoding T9SS type A sorting domain-containing protein, with amino-acid sequence MKKVVVLLVVLTLLAGALLAKGTCDQGRSEPTSAVFNPNVMQLVDETNDELKTNINQQVTGSRDWQVIKSEDFEGAWPNDWDCYSDATIDCYWSDNNDNSSVGSWSGWCADGGDDAPTEQIYPNDMNAWMVYGPFSLADAVDADIEYDLWYETESDYDYFKLMASIDGTNYYGLQWSGSSGGWQYENFDLTDVYTLGDLTGQPEVWIAYIFTSDYSINYEGAYVDEIYIWKDTGDELLMEDFSSGTFPPAGWSVMGDGQENWSEVGTDNAGGTVPELEFSWTPSFVGSSYFTSPVIATAGMNSVNLEYTHMLDDYDGAGYSIGIATTSNGGTTWNVASQVFPTGDIGPESVSLTINTPDVGSNNFQVAFWFDGDSFSLDYWYIDDIALFSGTEAGQIVQLTNQLNANYPNPFNPTTTISFSLVQPAYTILSIYNVKGELVKTLISDQLTANDHTVTWNGKDNTGKTAASGVYFYKLKSGNYTSSRKMLMLK; translated from the coding sequence CCTTGTTAGCAGGAGCACTGCTAGCCAAAGGAACCTGTGATCAGGGAAGAAGTGAGCCTACATCGGCGGTATTCAATCCAAACGTAATGCAATTAGTCGATGAAACGAATGATGAACTTAAAACAAACATCAACCAACAAGTAACAGGCAGCCGCGATTGGCAGGTCATTAAAAGTGAAGATTTTGAAGGAGCCTGGCCGAATGATTGGGATTGCTATTCAGATGCAACAATAGATTGTTATTGGAGTGATAACAATGATAATTCATCCGTAGGTTCTTGGAGCGGTTGGTGTGCAGATGGTGGCGACGATGCTCCCACAGAACAAATCTATCCAAATGACATGAACGCCTGGATGGTTTATGGACCCTTCAGCCTGGCAGATGCCGTTGATGCAGATATCGAATATGACCTCTGGTACGAAACAGAATCAGATTATGACTACTTCAAATTAATGGCTTCCATAGATGGTACAAATTATTATGGTTTACAATGGTCTGGTTCTTCTGGTGGTTGGCAATATGAGAATTTTGATCTCACTGATGTTTACACTCTTGGTGATCTGACAGGTCAGCCCGAGGTTTGGATTGCCTACATATTTACCAGCGATTACAGCATTAACTATGAAGGTGCTTATGTTGATGAAATTTACATCTGGAAAGATACTGGAGATGAATTGCTTATGGAAGATTTCAGCTCTGGAACATTCCCGCCAGCCGGCTGGAGTGTAATGGGTGATGGACAGGAAAATTGGAGCGAAGTTGGAACTGACAATGCCGGTGGCACAGTTCCGGAATTAGAATTCAGTTGGACTCCATCATTTGTAGGAAGCAGCTACTTTACATCTCCTGTAATTGCTACAGCAGGAATGAATTCAGTAAATTTGGAATATACACATATGCTGGATGATTATGATGGGGCCGGATATTCAATTGGGATAGCCACAACTAGTAACGGTGGAACAACCTGGAATGTAGCTTCACAAGTTTTCCCAACTGGAGATATTGGGCCGGAAAGTGTTAGTCTTACAATTAATACTCCAGATGTTGGCTCAAACAATTTCCAAGTTGCTTTCTGGTTTGACGGTGATAGTTTCAGCCTTGATTATTGGTATATTGATGATATAGCTCTATTTTCTGGAACTGAAGCGGGACAGATCGTTCAACTTACAAATCAGTTGAATGCAAACTATCCAAATCCATTCAATCCAACAACTACAATTTCTTTCTCACTTGTTCAGCCAGCTTATACTATTTTGAGTATTTACAATGTGAAGGGAGAATTGGTCAAAACACTAATCAGTGATCAATTAACAGCAAATGATCATACTGTAACCTGGAATGGAAAAGATAATACAGGAAAAACTGCAGCCAGCGGAGTATATTTTTATAAACTAAAATCCGGTAATTATACTTCCAGCCGCAAGATGCTGATGCTGAAATAG
- a CDS encoding histidine phosphatase family protein, with amino-acid sequence MKRIILMRHGKSSWKDAGLDDFDRPLKKRGRRDSPFMAEFLKNENLIPEMIFSSAALRTRQTTELANSILKLDESKIKFFDSFYLAHPKTILTFLTKLDNSPGQIMIVGHNPAMELLIKILTGETQRFPTAAVAIIDLDIANWNKLIKKQKCGILKHLWKPKNLRKKILTD; translated from the coding sequence ATGAAAAGAATAATCTTAATGCGTCATGGAAAATCCAGCTGGAAAGATGCAGGCCTGGATGATTTTGATCGTCCTCTCAAAAAAAGAGGAAGGCGCGATTCACCTTTTATGGCAGAATTTCTAAAAAATGAAAACCTGATTCCAGAAATGATCTTCTCATCTGCTGCTCTTAGAACTCGTCAGACTACAGAACTGGCAAATTCGATATTAAAACTGGATGAATCAAAAATCAAATTCTTCGACTCATTTTATCTGGCTCATCCCAAAACAATTTTAACCTTTCTTACAAAATTGGATAATTCTCCAGGTCAAATCATGATCGTTGGGCATAATCCTGCCATGGAACTGCTTATAAAAATTTTAACTGGAGAAACTCAGCGATTTCCTACTGCGGCTGTTGCTATTATCGATCTGGATATAGCAAATTGGAATAAATTGATAAAAAAGCAGAAATGTGGAATTTTGAAGCATCTCTGGAAACCTAAAAATTTGCGTAAAAAAATATTGACGGACTAA